The Rhipicephalus sanguineus isolate Rsan-2018 chromosome 10, BIME_Rsan_1.4, whole genome shotgun sequence genome segment GCGAAAATACTGCGTGCGTTGACAAAATACCACTCGTCGTCAATCTATCTATGTTGTGATGAGCCCCATTCTTTTGATGTGGAACACGTACTGAATCCGCCTCTGCCGAGTCTCGGCAAACTTTGTTGCAGTCCAGTCATATATTCGGGCACCAATAACGCCAGTTCCCCACGTATGATAACAATTGCGCAGAATTGCAAAGTATATGTTAGTAGAGCAGATGGTAGCGTTCCAGAATTTGTTTAGATGATGTCTTCCGTTAGAAAACGAGCGAAATATTAACTACATGTCCGCATAACTTCTTGCAAGGGGGTgaatccggggggggggggggggggaaggcatcCACAACagccagcctttctttcactgccatgacatgaccggcaagTGTGTAACGTGAAAAGTTGGCTCGCAATACTGAAGGGCATTTACCACGGATATATGCGGGACCTGAGTGTgttaatcaagctgtgtagcttattgctactgcataggaAAACAATATCCaatctaaaaagagacagggcgtgcaaacacggacacaagaaagagatcaggacaccacaaacgctttctttttagaatgaatctttttagaatgaatacgtaccaactagctcagctctctgttattctaaaaaacaATATCCAATGTtctggaggtgggggggggggggggcagccgacACCCCGTGCACACCCTATCGGGACGCCCACATATATAATAAGGAAACTGAGGACATCACGTTCTAAACAAAACGGTCGTGAGAGTGGATGTCTCTGAATGACAGTATGCCATTTAGCACGCGAATAACACATAACAATTACAACCAGGTCAAAGAGGGAAAACAAATCGGAGTGACAAGTGTTCAAATATTCAAGCGGCACCGATCAGGCACGCGTAGTATAAATACGTTGGCGTGTTTTTGTCTGTAGTAAGCGGTGCTGATTAATGATGAGAGTGGTGGTCGATACCGCGTTCGATTCTGTTCTGCACCAGGTGGCCGCAGTCAGTACGTAATTATGCATGGCGTTCGACTTACGTGCGACCGGCGCGAGACAACGCTCTGCTGGCGACTGTGGGGAGACGGGTACTGCGAATGCGTCGACGGCGTGCCCGTCAGGTACGGGTAGCGCAGAGCCTGTTGTcagggagaaaagaaaaaaagcgaaacaaTCGGAGTACAATCAGCACAACTGCTGAAACGTTCGACGTGACACTACATCGCCAGACGCATGCGAACAAAAAGATGAGCGCTGGGCCGTGCTTCACACGCGATCATTTTCTGCCCTGCATTTAGTGTAGTCTCGTGACAAGCGGTAGGGCTAGGGCACCTCGATGACAATATTCCTTCATCCAGGGCAAGGAGGTCTGGTCCAGGGTGGTGACACCCATTGTCCGCGACgccgccatattggttcaaacagTAGAGCTATCGCGTTGTGTGATGTTGTCATATTGGTTCAATACAGAGGACGCTGTCACCGCCCtgtgcgaaggaacgctggcatcgaggcgcccatCCAAGGTGGGGCCATAGAGCTTATCAGTCTCGCTTACTGTTGACCCACCTGTTGATTCtaggggagcagcgcgaaagacgagaACAGAATAACACACACATAGAACCACACATTGCGCTATTGTGGCACTGTAGAGCTCCCCTACaatatgttcaaccaactagccgacaagttcagcCTACTGAGTCGTCATAGTAGCAATATAGCGCCTAGATTACACTGTCATATTCTAGGAACTATAGTAGCACGTTGTGGTAACCTCTGCAACGAGTTATCAATATCGCCTACGCATATGGACTGCGCAAAACAGCAGTTTGGTAATAGCTATtgtcttcattttttctcttattttttttagtGCTAGCGTAGAATACGATCATGTTTGCTTCATGAGATCCTCCGTCAATATATTGCTACTTATGATGCACACCATGTGGCACAAGCGTCGTTAACGTTCACTTAAGGCGATTTCTTACGTTGCTCGCTTAGGCCACAATAACAGCAATCGCGAGacctttctttttcgctttccTGTCCCTCGATTCTTCACATGCCGTAACACACGAAAAGGAGAAGAAATATTCTCTCTTTTCATTAGGCTTCCCGCAGGAGATAAATTCCCACGCATATACACCGCAAGACACCGCACGTTCTGTTTTTCCTGaaaaatatgcttcacctcaacaAAGAATGCCGTACGCAGAAGACGACACTCGCGGGCAGTAAGTGAAATTATAAATTACTTCGTCCTACCAATTCCGGGCAGGGCATATAAGCCTTTTGCCTGAATAATAATTCGACTGCCTTAGTtcaggcataggcgtgcgaaggGTGCTCCgatagggcggggggggggggggtgagcatgtatcacccccccccccccccccgcatgagtgtcggcaggatttgtCTTGGAGGATGCAAACCCGTGCTGCAttaggggggcaagtgccccttttgctaCCCCCTGCTGACGCCCATGCACCCCCTTCCCCCACCGTTGGATTCCCAACgaaaacaagctccgcaatggatgcaaaaatcaacgtcaagcgatgacgtgcttctcgcaataGTCTTTCATTGgtcctggctttccgggagtaaaaatGGGAAGGAAACGGATCTTTGAAAGCAACATCACGGGTCCCCGGTCGCCATTGTCGTCAAAAGAGCATACGCTGCCATAACCCAACACATCAAAAAGGACGTGAAAGTTCCGACCTAGTAAAGGTATGGAGCAGAATTGGCGGCCCCCTTTATATGATTTGGGGGAGCTGACCACCCCTGCTcccctccccgtgcgcacgcctatgagtcaGTCACCACACGCCCTcgagaaaaaaattggggagctGGGTGGTTGGGGCAGCTGAGTGAGaattagtggtgcgaagactgaggaaacagtagAGCTGGTggtcttcccctcctccttttttctcctctccctcacttccctttcacacccTCTTGCTAAAttacactatacatggctatgctacgctttaccctctcccctcctcttttccgtgctcctcatcctcacaacatctctcctcaccctcatttccctttctcaccacttgctacactatatactatacatggctacgctggtaggaactgcttggcacatacccgctttctgtggcgcatactcgccgAGTTTTTGCGAAAACTATGTACATATAACGtccagcttaaacagctgcgctgtcacAATGAAGGCGCGCCTCTCGCGGGCCCACCGTACCAGGAGCGCGGTGGGTCTTCTCGCCGGGTTCCAGCGCAGCAGGTCACGCATGAGGACGTGCGCCTCCCGGCTGGCGGTGGGGACGACGGCGGCCAGCGAGCCCTGCGGGAAGTGCGGCCAGCGCAGCTGCAGCGCCGCGGCCAGCTGGTGTCCCTCGGGCCACTCGCGCTGGTCCGGCGTGCCCAGCACGGCGCAGATGCGGAACAGCTGGTCCACCTCGTTGCGACCGGGGAACAGCGGCTGCAGCGTGTACAGCTCGGCGATGATGCAGCCCACGGCCCACAGGTCGATCGGAGAACTGTACGTCGTCGAGCGAAGGAGAACCTCGGGGGCACGGTACCTGCGCGAGTTCGTGCACAACGAATAAATCGAATGTCACACGGTCCTTTATTCATTTGCtaaagacgactggaaggcgacaatcatcttcctcttttttcccttcttttctGTCTGAGTCTACTatatcccctccccccccccctcctgaaagctcgctgcacctaatgtggttttgcgctgcctttgGGAtttgaggcattgcaagctttctgcataaCACATTGAATTGTGCACAGCTtgcgtgatcggcccgcctttgacaaCGCGACGATGCCGTGCGATGACGTAGTcatgatgtcacgatgacgtcacaaattctagcgATCTGTGATGGCGTCAGCGAGGTCATGTGAATTTTGGTACACCAACTGCACTCACACGCTTGAGTGTGACCTGACTTTGGACCGACCTTTTTTacttcgcttctttctttcttttcttttgcgtcagtcgtattgacgccgccggcgccgccgacAAGCTAGGTCTCGCCATTTATCGTCAAGTATCGCAAAACCTCGAAAACTTCATGACTCATGAGAcatagaaggctttcgccttaataataattaAGTTCTACGGTTTCATGTTCTTACTGATTTCTCGGAGCGTCCGTATATCCGGACAGAAAAGACTCCCGGCACACAATATTTGCGAACGAGTTAACCTCAACGAGGTGGCGCACAGGGAGGCACGAGGATTAGTGTGCCGTGCACTCCCTGAGGAGGCCGGATCTCCCGCTCCTGAGTTTAGGGACCAGCTATTAACTTATAACGATATCACCAAGCACTATTACCTAGGGCGCAGGGCATTCCCCTTGCCACATTCTAGATTAAACAGGCCACAGGCGGTTACGTTAAGGCTTCTGCAGACGCCGACGTACCCTAACCCGGTcgtcatgaataaaattaatccggactgcgggatttcagtctattgtagtaagtgcgggggtttgctcgatttagaccacatgctttggcgctgctcggcgttggccggtgatggttctcaaggtgaacagtggtggcagcgaaagCTGCACAGTGacgtgctggcggaccaactcagggctgtccagagggcccgtgtggcggcagaagggcttggcctctctgtcccgacatgggagcggcccgcatcagtcctggactgaatcctcaggacataAATAAAGTTATCCATACATAAACACATTTGGAATAACTCAAACGCAGTTATCCATTGAATTAGAGGGAAGAGCGCCGTTAATAGATAAGAAATCCCCATTTGACGTGCAGGTCCCGGAAACATTTGTCCCCGATAGTTCATAATACACGAACCTCTGTAAGAACGAAAGAATGGGAATGTATGAAGGGCTCGTTTCTCTGTTAGACACAGGCTAATGAAGCTAAGGGAGAcacaggggacattatttgtagtacttaactgtagagtagtaatCAGAACATGAATGCAAAGGTCCGCCTCGGTGCTTACGGTGCttgcctgctgacccgaaagtcgcgagtcgcggtggtcgcatttcgatggaggcgaaatgctacagagacccgtgtactgtacAATGTCAGTGcccgctaaagaacaccagatggtagaaatttccggaacgTTCCACTGCGGTgtgtcttataatcatatcgtggttttgggccgtaaaaccccggatattattattattattattattatattattatagtGATCCAAAGGAAgtggttggagaaggcggaaaagaagaggctagaagaagaggtagaagaagcgAGGAGGactgtaaataaaatggctgaaagcaaactgctttcgtcgtaactttatatttggcgcagtcgacaggatccgGAAGATGTGGGTGACCTTCTACCTCACACAGCGGGACGGCGAGCCACTGATCGCAGGCTACGAGCTAGACGGCGAGAACTTCGTTGCGGCGCCAGAAGAGATGACAACACCTGGCCGAATCGAATCCATCGCCACCGTTGCCAAATAGCCAATCAGCGCCGTCATCGCCCGAGGTACTGCGAAGGTAAATGTACCTTTTTCGGAGTTCGAAGCCTGGGAAAAGCAAAACACCACTAAGGAGCAACTACCGAGCCATTCTGATGCAATGACAGATACGTAAAGCTGGTCGAACGTTCTTTCTCAGTTCACTTggttgcaaaagcagcaactacAGCAACAGCAAGCACTCTTGACGGTTCTGGCATCAGACAGGACTCGTCACACGACAGTAAACCCGGACAGCTTTGACGGCAGTTCCGGTGTAGATTACTGGTTGAACGCATTCGAATGTGCATGTGAGCAGAATCATTGGTACACGGACCGCgacaaaatacgaaatatgcgagcATGCCTTTCTGGGAATGCCAAACAATCGTTTGACTTGCGTTTTGCCCAACACAAGGAAGATTCATGACAGTCATGGAAGGACAGCTGTGTCAGTGCCTTCCGAAAGAATGCAGTAGAATTATGGGACAAAGCCATCAAGTATGAACAAAACAGTGACAACCTAGTCgactatttcttcataaaacaacaATTGCGGTATAACGCTGATCCAAACCTTCCAGAATCATGTGTCGTGTCACTTATAATACagggaatgaagaaaggaagtcgAATGCAAATGGAACTCAAGGCACCTGTAACCTCTGAGGAGCTGCTTCATGGTTTGAAGTACATTAGTTCTGACTCTACAGATGCAATCGGGTTGAAAGATTCACCACCGCAACCAAACGAAGCAGGATCCTCTAGAAATGGTGTCTTCCCGTACGAGAATTGCGCGACAGATCAGCCGTCACATCAATTCTATGAGACTGACACTTTACTTGGAGAATCGTTGCATAATTGTGTGCAGGGGCATCTAGTGGAGCGAGAGaccgtcattattattattattattattattattattattattattattattattattatattattattattattattattattattattacaagtggAAAGGAATCGTGTGGATGAAAAATTACTTGCCGTTGGTAGGGACCGAACTTACAGCCCTTAGATAACGCGTCCGatatgctctaccaactgagctacgacgGTGGTCGTTCCCCCGTAACCTGTAAAGGACCTCTGAAATAACCATAGGTCAgaatactcactcatgagtcgactcactactcagactcagatcgagccatgagtctgagtctgagtgagtccaggtgagtaatattttcgtgagtttgagtccgagtgacctcggttgaggaaaattttggtgagtctgagtccgagtgagccctaagggcaaaacaTATTCCATGAGTgactctgagtgagctccaaatttgtTCGCCAACCTATGGAAATAACACATACGCAAAGCGGCTCACCATCTCGTGGACACGTAGTCGGTGTAGGGCGGCTGGGACCGGATCTCTCGCGCCAGCCCGAAGTCGGCGATCTTGACCAGTTGCGGTCCCATGCAGAGCAAGTTCTCGGGCTTGATGTCGCGGTGGAAGAAGCCGTGCTTGTGCATGAAGGCCAGGCCTCTCAGCACCTGCTGCACGATGGCCCGTATGGCGGCCTCCGGGAACGGCGCGTCCCTCTCCCGGATCAGCTGGTACAGGTTCTCGCGCATGTACTCGAACACGAAGTACAGCGTGTTGTCCTCGCGCACCACTTCCTTCAGCTTGACCAGGTTGGCGTGACTCAGCTTCTGCAGCGACTGCGCGAAACGCGGGTGGGTAACATTAATTGACTTGAAGTCCATGGACGCCAGAGATGGCTAAATTGCTCCTAAAAGGTAGTTAAATGGCATTACTAATTATTTTTATGCAGGCCGTTCAGTACAATGAAACTTCTCCTGTAACAACAGCTTTACAGAAGCACGCTTTAAAAGCTTGAAAACGCTTACTTGAagataagaactaacagacaagaaagccaaggaacgtataggggatgttatttgtagtaattacgaacgatgtaaatgtgaagaaagtaaagtgcacgaaaagatagcttgccgacGGCAGAcaccgaaccggcgaccttcgaataacgcgtccgacgctctaccactgagcaacgACGGCAGTCATCCtaccgtccacttcatagggcatacatgtgcatttaaacctaggagtgttagtcagcgccgctagtagccaagacggcgagtgtggaacactctttttctgcctgcagtccctgctggtggcaagttatcttttcgtccactttactttcttcacatttacatgatagtaactacaaataacatcccctatacttttttaggctttcttgtctgttaattataattaatgttgtgtctagcaaagaaaaacgagcccttgaaattccccttctttcgttctttcttgaaGATAGTGGCATAGTTGGCAATTATTAAGGCATTTATGTTGCTATTATTATAAGGTCACTTAATATGTATGTCACAGTTATTATGATGGGCAGCCATCGGCCcattaccagtaaaaagtaacagtgttacagttacagttacctaagctaAAAAAGTAACTCTGCTATAGGGACATTATTTTTTGCATTTTGGACATATTCTTTTACATTATCATGGTGTTACCTAAATTGCCTATTCTATGTGCAACGCATCATTTATGTTCTGATGTTACTGTAAGAACAttgtttgactttttttttttcagtgttatTGTGAGAATGCTTtttgacaactttttttttttggttaattTTGTCGCTCTTGCGAGAAAGTTGTCAGTTGTACGTTCGATTCCTTCAAGGTCAATAATTCAGGAGTAAGTGAAACGTCACTTGAACAAACTTGAAGGGACCTCAGGAAAACGTTTGTTAAAGTGAAAGTTGGCTCAACTGAAACAGCTATGTTGTAGCTTGTTACCAGAAACTGAAATAAGGTCAGATGTTCAAACGAAATTTCAACCGCTTTATTTACAGTGCTGCTTATTTGCATGTGAATTGATGCTTATTGAGGATCTTGTGAAGAATGCAGCAATCTTTTGCTGCACTCGTTCTCTTAAGACTGCAGTGGTCATGCGTTGTCAAAGCTCTCATGAGCCTTCTCCGGCACAACTCAGCTGGGCAGTATCTCCAAGCGCATCAGTGCTTACACGCAAAATATTTAGTCTTTCGTCCAGAGATATGCGCTTCCGTGTGGTACTCACGATAACCATCATGCGATTGCAGGTCTAAGTCTGCAGCTGTCGCTGCGGCTATCGTGGCCTCAGCGATTAGCTCCGGTGGCGCGCCATCAGCGgagctgatcgcgaaggccacggtaaAACTATTCTACAAAATGAGCGGTTGTACCTTGATGATGTGATCAACATGACCTCGGAGGCATTGCATGGGGTCGCGGAATATGTTCGCAGAACTGAAGTGCGCTCTGCACCGAGTTTCGTTAAACTGAAGTGAGTTAGCATTGTATTCTACGGCGCTTCGCTGGGGGACTaaaaaaaagttcgtacaactgaGTAGTTCCTTTAACTGACTttcgttcaagtggtattttgCTGTAGCTGGCGCCTTATTTGTACACCAACATTTTCTCACATCATATCATTAATAAAAAACCTAATTGGTTTTCTTAATTTTTGaatgtaattaaattacattacaaattacagctggccgAAAGTAACAACGTTAATTACTattttgaaaagtaatgaaattacctTGAAATTAGTTTACCAAATGTTCATCATTCGTGCAAAGCTCAAGTACACATTATTTACAACACATATGCATTGAAATCTCGGAGATGTTTGTTCAAGTTCCCACACTTGAGGTTTGGCACTGAGATGAACTTGTCTGTTACTTACCGTTCCTGTTctggtacggtacgaagaactttattcaaAGCAGcctgagaagtgccaccccttagggcgaCGCCGCAATGCGCTCAATTTTTTTTCGTGTCACGTGGGAAATGGACAAGCTATATTTTAGTAAAAAGTAATTGCATTACGAAATTGATTACATTACTAACCTATCAACCCAAAAGAGTTATTCACTGCATTACTCATtagagaaaaaaagtcacagtttcgccgcaagggcgaagcaatgaatgcgatagcaagaaattaatgctatacgaagtgaggctcgccaatggatactctcagtttgaacagcgttcctgttgcaaaggcggccgaagcagcgaaggaaactagcgtgcttcaactgtcgagctgtgacacttgatagttcgcgctcatcttctgtttgttcgtttagcggcgtcccttcagctcgagtgactttcgtacgctcggtaacatgagcgcggacatcacggtgaaagcgtgaaacattcctcttcccttcaccgcgagaaaaccgcgcgagcagacaacggaagggcaatgttctcgctgcgcaaatataagaagcgagcgagctcgacgacgacttttaaatgcgcccgtcgcgctgctagcgccatctcgctagtaatgaagaaagcttattatcgcctgccgtctgtgagtccgtccagcggtaaagggtatgtatataacgctcgccgttagctacgtggaggatctgcgtttcgtggcgtagtggatagcgccactcgctgcggaacaagaggtccctggttcgattccgcgcttcggaagcatttttctgaattatttttctttggggcttttatatatatatacatacatatacatatacggtgcatgacggcgacggcgacggcaaaatccagccgagactgtccatataattgctatcgcaataaaagtaatttaattactgttGTTTCATTACTGCCAAGTGTGATGGACGCAGACGCCGCGAGCTTTTAAAGAGGGACCCACCTAACATTGCAGACTcagtttagttttcttttttcgttatgTAAAGATTCGAGACTGATATTCTCGAACATTACCATAAGAACAGCCGGTACGTGATAGCGAGCAGAGCAAACTGCAAGCTTACTAAAGAAGAAGCCGACATGTCCTGCCGCAACAAATTCTGACGATTATCTGGAATGAGGTGGCCACCTGCCAAACGTGATGACAACACCGACTCTTCAAATACTAAACGttcacttttctctctctctctcattcattCACAGACTCCTCTAATTCACAGGAAAAAGATAATGGCGGCAAAGAGACGTACGCCACAAATAACTTACTATAACGCAATTTTTCAATGAAGCAGTGTTGGTTTCTGTACCCAACAGGTGGAGGGCGTCACCGACGGCTGTTGGTTTCTGTACAACAGGCCTGGTGCCATTCATACAATTCATACAATCATACAAAGGAAtgactaaaaaaaaagagaggtagACATAGACAGAAATAAACTTTGGTTCAGCATTTTGGCTCTAAACATGAAGGACACACGATAAATTGTTGCAACACGGAATCTCGCTGGAtacaatgtttcgacaagtggactcgtCTTCTTTAAGGTACCAGCCACCATGAAAGGAGCACAGTACTCTAGCACGCCATCTTCTATCAGTAGCCCCCAGAGCCACGCACAGCAACCAAACCCGGAAGCTACACGGTGGGCGAACCCGTGGCCTCTAAGCGACCGAGGGAAAACAGCGTGTCGGCCAAGACGAAAAG includes the following:
- the LOC119406369 gene encoding serine/threonine-protein kinase ICK-like, giving the protein MRSSYSSRSRDVAAMNRYMTLGPLGDGTYGSVVLGQRLDTGEKVAIKRMKKKYYSWEECMNLREVKSLQKLSHANLVKLKEVVREDNTLYFVFEYMRENLYQLIRERDAPFPEAAIRAIVQQVLRGLAFMHKHGFFHRDIKPENLLCMGPQLVKIADFGLAREIRSQPPYTDYVSTRWYRAPEVLLRSTTYSSPIDLWAVGCIIAELYTLQPLFPGRNEVDQLFRICAVLGTPDQREWPEGHQLAAALQLRWPHFPQGSLAAVVPTASREAHVLMRDLLRWNPARRPTALLALRYPYLTGTPSTHSQYPSPHSRQQSVVSRRSHDQGAVAAPQRGGGRPLWGLSDKPLAVRPSARMHDFSTRW